The nucleotide window AGCGTAGCAGTCGGGCAGGTCAAACGACCGCAGCACGCCGGGCACGAAGCACGACAGCGGCCACACGTATTGTTCCGCACGCGCAACATCGGAGTAGCTCGCGAGCGCGTTCTTCAACGTCACCCGCGTGACCAGTCCCGAAAGCAGCGCGGCGAACGTCGCCGGGATCGCTCCCCACCCCTTCGCGACGAGGTGAACCTCCTTGTGGCCGACGGTCTTGAGCCACTCGAGAACACGAAGTACGTCAAACGTTTTTTGTCCGACATAGGGCCGGTCCAGCATGACGCCATGAGCGGCGTAGAAGTAGTCGCTGCCGTAAGCGGTGAGGAACTGGTTCGTCCCGCCACAGGTGTCCGGCCGCGACTCGCCCACCCCACGCACGTCGCACGCGTAGAAAACCGTTTTCGGTTCCGCTTTCACCAGCTCCGTGAGCAGCGGTTCGTCACGCAGTTCCGCGTCCGCGGAGTGGTGCGAAACGTACACGGTCGCGCCGCCGGTGTTCTTCGGTGGGCGAGAAAGGTGCTGTTGGTCGTCGAGCCGGTACACCACCGCGACCGCCGGCTTCTCCGTTTCGAGGGCGTAAGCGGTCGCGAACGGTTTCGGATACTTGCGGCCCGTAACCGGGCGCAGGATGCGGTAGTCCGGCGCGCTGTCGGAAGTGGGTAGGTCGAGTGCGTCACGCACCCGCTTCGCGAGCGCCCCCGGCTTTACGCGCCGCGCGTCTTCGAGTTGCCGCGCCGTTGCAGCGGTAAACGAGAACACCGTGCGGGAATTCAACTCGCTCACTTGCCCCTTCGGGGCCGCATACAGATCCTCTTCTTTCTCGATGACCAGCTTCGGTTCGGTCTTCACGTCAGACACACCGGTCACCGTGTTGAACCACTGGTACATGGCTTCACGGTTCTCGATGCTGTACCCGTGCCCGGTCGGCCCGACGTGCAATTTCACGTTCTCTTCCGCGCCGAGCAGTTTGTACAGGCGCCGAAGTCTCCCGAACGCCTCTTCCGCACCGCGGACATCAAAGTAGTCCTTCTCCTTCGCGAGTATCACAACGGGTTTGGGAGCCATGCACCAGGCCATTCACGGTGGGCTACTCTTGTTTACGTGCCTTAATTTTTGTCCGGCTGCTCTTCCGTTCGTCTTCGAGTAACCGGGCGGTCGAGACATGCGGGCTATTGTCGTTGATGCGCGGGGGCTTCTGTTTCGTCGGTTTACGAGGCGGTGCCTTCTGGACCTTCTTCAGGTTGATCTTCGCGGCCCAGTCCCGAAGCTGCGGGGCCAGTTGGTCGGCCGAGAGGGTACCGAACACGACCCACTCGGCCGGAGGGAGGGCGATCATCATGCCCGGGTACACGGTGGCCCATTCCAAGGCCACGTAGTACCCGGATACATCCTTCTGCACCGTGTCCGCTCCGTGTACCGCTCGCATTGCGGCCTTGAGCACCGCGAGCACGTTGTACCCCACCACCGCCACCGCGAACCCGAACAGGGCCGCCTTCGGATACCCGAGCGTGTTCACCTCGCACCGCAGCGCCACGGTCAGCTCGTGGAACGCGCCTTCGATGGCCCACCGCCCCCGATACACGACGGCCACCACCACCGCGTCCGCCTCGTCCTCCGGCAGGTTGGTCAGGATCTCGATCTCCGCGTCCCCGTCTCCGGTCGGATGATCCAACCGCACGCGCACGCACCGTACCCGCAGCACCGGCTCACCGCCCACGCACACCCACACCGGTCGCTCGCTCACCCACCCGGTCGCGGTGCGCACGTCCGGGGTCCATTCCCCGGCCGGGTCGAGTGTGGTGTTCCCGTGTCGGCGGATCGCGAAGAACGCGCCCCGCTGATCGATCCGGGACACGAACTCGGCGGTGCAGAAGTTCCGATCCGCGACCCACACCTGGTCCGGTTGCACCAGCGGCACCACCTGATCCAAAAGAGCCCGCTCCTGGGTGTGACCGTCCTCGCATGGGATCAGGTCCGTGATCCGCATCTGGGCCGGATCCAGAACCGCAAGGACCAGCCCCGGGAGCGGTCCGGCGGTGCGCCCGCGGGTCACCCGGAGCCGCTTCTGGGTGGCCCCCAAGTGATTCCCGTCCAGAACCCGAACGGCCCGGCCGGACAGCACCGGCGAGCGCTCCCCACCCAACTGCTGGATCAGCTCGTGGCACCGATCCGCCACGTGCCGCACCAACGCGGCCGACACCGCCGGCTCAAGATGTTGCAGCTTCTCGTACACCGACTTCAGGGACACCGGGATCCGGTCCGCCATCTGCTGATACGCCGATTGCACATGGTGCGCCTTACCGCACACCACCGCGCTCATCAGCTCCACCACCGTGGAGAACAACAGCTCCCGAGTGTACCCGCGCTCCGCCACCCGTGCGAACAACGCATCCAGAGCCGAAGCCGACAGCGCGTGTTCGATCGTGGCACGGGACATGACGCTTAATGGGCTCTCGTTCATGAATCGCTCGAACACGGCGCCAAGAATCATGAGCCCGTCCGTCCGTAGAGCACACTAATCGTTCCCTGGAAACACCTTACAATTACGGACGGCACCGTGAATGGCCTGGAGCCATGCACGCGAGGAAATCTGCGTGGTCCAACCCGAGCGCGAGGGCGTGCGGCGGGCACTGCTCGGTGTCCGCGGGCAACTCGTTTTCGAGGTTGCGGCGGAACGTCGTCACGAAGCACGCCGGTGCGGCCATCGTCCACTGCGGTTCCAACCCGCACAGCCACGTGCTCATCGTCCCGCCGCCGCTGTTGCCGGTGATCCCAACGTGCCTTGTATCGACCTCCGGTCGCGACAGGAGGTAATCGAGCGCGCGAATGCCGTCCCAGGCGCGCCAGCTCCCGAAGAACTCGCCGACGAGGAACTGCTGGTTCCCGGCGAGCAGGTGCTCACCGACCCCGACTCCGGGGCGATCGGGCTTCTCAACGTGCGGGTACTGCGACCGCTCGCCCTGCCCAATGGGGTCGAAGATGAGCACGACGTACCCCATCCGCGCCAGCCCCTGGCTGAACGACTGGTACGCGGGTTCCGCTTTCCCGTTGTGCGAGTGCCCGCACGAGCCGACGACGCCCGGGAGCTTCTTGCCCTGTTTCGCGGCATGCGGAACGTACAGGTTGGCCGTCACATGGAAGCCGGGGCGGCTCTCGAAGGTCACCTTTTCAACCGTGTAAGCATCTCGTTCGAGTTTACCGGTGACACGCGCGTTGAGCGGCGTCTTCTCCGGGAACGGACCGAAGCACTTGGCGACCTTGGCCCGTACGCCGCGAACGAAGGCTTTCGCGTCGGCTTTCGTTGCGAGCTTCGCGCGGGTCTCGTTACCCCGCGACTCGGCGGCCCGCACCTGTTCGACGTACCAGTCCTGCACGGTCCGCGGAAAGCGGTTGAGCGGCCCGAGTGGCGTCGTCGGTTGTTTCTCCCGCGTAAGGGCGGGACACCCGTCGCACGCGAGTGCGAGAGGCATCGCCCCCGTGGTTCTCAAGAAGTGCCGGCGGGAGACGAACGTGAGGGGGTGCGGCATGGCAGGCTCCCGTGATGTTGACGATGAACCTATCCGACCGCCGCGCGTATCGCAATGGAGCCGTGAGCCCACGGACCGACGAGTGGGATCAACCGATCGAGAAATGGAGCGGTCGGCGCACGGCGACCTCTTAGTCCCGGAGCAACCCGGCGTGCTGGGCCGATACACCTGAGCAGCTTTGGAATAACGGTAGTTGAACGTCCGGCGGGCGGCGAGCCGTCGGCACGTCGAGCCAATCGCCCACAATTTGCGCAACGAGCCCAACGAACGACGGGGGCGGCTCTTGATCACCCGCACAATTTGAAAGGCGCGGATTCACTTAACGGAAAAGTTCGCTGTACCAGGAGCGCGCGCGCGGGGCGGGAGCGGGAACCTTCACCGGTAGCCCCTGAAGAATCGCGGCCCCCCAAATGCCCGCGCGGTCCGCAGCCGCGCGGCCGGCACACCGAGCCAGCGCCTCGTACCCCGCCCGGAGGTGCGGCCGACGGCGGGTCATCCGGTGGCCGTCGGAACCGAGCAGGTGGATGACGCCGCGCTTCGCCCAGTCCCGCAGAGCGCGCCCGACCGTGCCCGATGGCGGCTCGGCCAGCGCGCCCGCGGTCACCTGGATCAGGCACCCCGCGGCCGCGAGGTCGTCGACCGTTTCGGGATCGTGGAGCAGTTCGGGGTAGCGCTCGGCGTGAGCCACGACGAGCCGCACCCCGGAGCGGCGGAGCGCCCCCGCGAGCGGACGCACGTCCACGAACCCGCTCGGCGGCATCTCGACCAGCAGAAACTGCCCGTGGTCGCCGATGCTCAGCAGCCGCCCGGCGCGGAAATCCGCTTCCAGGTCCGGGGTCAGCGCCACCTCGCCGGTCGGATGCACCGCGAGCGGAACCCCGTTGGCCTTGAGCTGGCTGGCCAGATGGGTCGCCGCGAGCCGGAGTTTCGTAGTCGTGTTTTCGGGGTAGGATTCGTTCTGATGCGCGAGCGCCGTGACGTGTGTGGCGCCCTCCTCCGCGAGGAGCCGGCACATCGCCAGCGCCTCGGAGGTGTCGGTCGGGCCGTCGTCGAGGCCGGCCAGCAGGTGAACGTGCGTGTCGACGAGCAAGGTCATGTGGAACCTCGGTCGGGGACCTCGGGACTCGCTTCACCTGGTCGGCGCGGGCACCAGGCGTGCCCCGTCTTCATCGGCATCGGTGTTGTAGCTGTCAGAGTATTTATAACTGGTGTATTTGTACTCGTAGCCATAGCCGTAGCCGTACCCGTACCCGCGGCCTTCGTCGCCCGACGCGTTCACCACCACGCCGATGGTGTGGGCGCCGACGCCGGCCAGCACCTCTCGGGCACGCTCCGCCGCGGGG belongs to Gemmata obscuriglobus and includes:
- a CDS encoding tyrosine-protein phosphatase — translated: MTLLVDTHVHLLAGLDDGPTDTSEALAMCRLLAEEGATHVTALAHQNESYPENTTTKLRLAATHLASQLKANGVPLAVHPTGEVALTPDLEADFRAGRLLSIGDHGQFLLVEMPPSGFVDVRPLAGALRRSGVRLVVAHAERYPELLHDPETVDDLAAAGCLIQVTAGALAEPPSGTVGRALRDWAKRGVIHLLGSDGHRMTRRRPHLRAGYEALARCAGRAAADRAGIWGAAILQGLPVKVPAPAPRARSWYSELFR
- a CDS encoding alpha/beta hydrolase family protein encodes the protein MPHPLTFVSRRHFLRTTGAMPLALACDGCPALTREKQPTTPLGPLNRFPRTVQDWYVEQVRAAESRGNETRAKLATKADAKAFVRGVRAKVAKCFGPFPEKTPLNARVTGKLERDAYTVEKVTFESRPGFHVTANLYVPHAAKQGKKLPGVVGSCGHSHNGKAEPAYQSFSQGLARMGYVVLIFDPIGQGERSQYPHVEKPDRPGVGVGEHLLAGNQQFLVGEFFGSWRAWDGIRALDYLLSRPEVDTRHVGITGNSGGGTMSTWLCGLEPQWTMAAPACFVTTFRRNLENELPADTEQCPPHALALGLDHADFLACMAPGHSRCRP
- a CDS encoding IS4 family transposase, producing MILGAVFERFMNESPLSVMSRATIEHALSASALDALFARVAERGYTRELLFSTVVELMSAVVCGKAHHVQSAYQQMADRIPVSLKSVYEKLQHLEPAVSAALVRHVADRCHELIQQLGGERSPVLSGRAVRVLDGNHLGATQKRLRVTRGRTAGPLPGLVLAVLDPAQMRITDLIPCEDGHTQERALLDQVVPLVQPDQVWVADRNFCTAEFVSRIDQRGAFFAIRRHGNTTLDPAGEWTPDVRTATGWVSERPVWVCVGGEPVLRVRCVRVRLDHPTGDGDAEIEILTNLPEDEADAVVVAVVYRGRWAIEGAFHELTVALRCEVNTLGYPKAALFGFAVAVVGYNVLAVLKAAMRAVHGADTVQKDVSGYYVALEWATVYPGMMIALPPAEWVVFGTLSADQLAPQLRDWAAKINLKKVQKAPPRKPTKQKPPRINDNSPHVSTARLLEDERKSSRTKIKARKQE